The following nucleotide sequence is from Anopheles stephensi strain Indian chromosome 3, UCI_ANSTEP_V1.0, whole genome shotgun sequence.
gatgcttgtcaacgaccataccatgttgaacacaccggttctcgtccgatcaccgaagttaagcaacatcgggcatggctagtacttaggtgggtgaccacttgggaaaaccatgtgtcgttggcatcttccccttttttatgcttaaccaaccacacagcctactacatgagtgtccgaatggatgttttagccttagcagcatagagtgcgtagaattggaaaggttcgaatctccttttgtcgttagcatctttccctttttgatgctttaccacaagtaaaagtttccctgcttatggacaacatagagtgcgtagaaataccataacaaggttggaatcgtatgcttcagtagcattttcgttctccgagatagttgtgaccgaattatgtccggaatatgttgtactcCATGGACACTGGCCTTttcagaagcattcgtctcgcggtgctgcagtgactgacagagatatgttgcggcgacggtggcttttgatgcgtgcgagcagcggcgatgcttgtcaacgaccataccatgttgaacacaccggttctcgtccgatcaccgaagttaagcaacatcgggcatggctagtacttaggtgggtgaccacttgggaaaaccatgtgtcgttggcatcttccccttttttatgcttaaccaaccacacggccctactacatgagtgtccggacggatgttttagccttagcagcatagaatgcgtagaattggaaaggttcgaatctccttttgtcgtaggcatcttttcctttttgatgctttaccacaagtaaaagtttccctacttatggacaacatagagtgcgtagaagtaccttaACAAGCATGGAATcgtatgcttcagtagcatttttgttctccgagatggttgtgactgtattatgtccggaatatgttgtgtttcgtggacactggcctctgcagaagcattcgtctcgcggtcccacagtgactgacagagatatgttgcggcgacggtggcttttgatgcgtgcgagcagcggtgatgcttgtcaacgaccataccatgttgaacacaccggttctcgtccgatcaccgaagttaagcaacatcgggcatggctagtacttaggtgggtgaccacttgggaaaaccatgtgtcgttggcatcttccccttttttatgcttaaccaaccacacggcctactacatgagtgtccggatggatgttttagccttagcagcatagagtgcgtagaattggaaaggttcgaatctccttttatGTCGTTggctttttgttcttttgctTTACCATTAAGCTGTGGGAGAAATGATGCGTGTGAAAGATTTTTCATGTACGCTTTCATTGTAGCTGTTTCTGTTACAAAAAGTGTTCAATAGTTGTACACGACCGCGTCTTTTCAGTTGAATTGAACTTGAATTTGATTTCAATTTAGTGCTAATGGAAGGAAATTGTAAAATTAGAAATGTATTAAACTTGCCAGATGCACCATTGTTGAACAAGTTTATTATTACACAAAATCAACATATAGCACAGTGATTACGAAAGAACATTGTAAGATAGACTTGCAACAAAAATCAGACCAGTCTATGTTTTCTACTTGATTACAATTAAATATACCTATAGTCTAAACTCAGCTGAACTAAGGATGCACGATGAATTAAAATGGTTTAACTTAAAATTCAATAAGAGATGCTTATCATTCATACGTTACCGAACATCGAGGATGATCTGTCAATATGAGAAAAGGTTCATTGCGAGCAGGTGTACCCCTAATATTGCGCTTATGCATCAACACTAACCCGTAACAATGGGCtgtatttgcttgcttgctatTCATATAGCAACGACGGTTCGGTTGGTTCGGTGCCAAAGTAACGGTCACCGAAATTCCCAATACCGGGTATGACGTAAAACTTCTCATTTATCTCCGGGTCAAGCGCTGACGTCACTATTTGCACCTTGGGGAACGCATACGCTATAGAATGCACGCCAATTTCAGCCATCAGTAATGATACGAGCATAATATTCTCCTCGGGGACATCGTGATCCAGCAGCACTCGAATAGCCATAATCGCTGAAGGTGTTAAATTGAGGAATAGATTAATAGACGAGCGTGCGCCAACGGGATGAATGTTTTGTCCTACTAACCTGCAGCTCCAGTAGCAACCGTTGCATCCATCAACACCACGCGATAGTCTTTGATGTCTTTAGGAAGACGCAGATAGTACAActgaaaataagaaaaaatgtgAGTGTATACAAATGCCATATTACGTTTCACGATAATGCTGGACAAATTTGAGTGTTTACCTCGGGTTCTCCAGTCAGTTGGTTCGTTTGAATTAGAATCTTTCCGATGCGGATGTGCTTACATACATCGCTCACTGCCTGCTCCATGGTTTCTCCCGCGCGCAAAATTGATACGCCACAGATTTTCTGGCAAGCCATACGCTTGCCCTTGTACGGCATGTTCTGGGGCGTCTCGACCTCAACGTCCCGGAACGGTAAAAGACTCAGGGCATATTCTAGCACTAGGCGAATCAGCCGCTTCGAGTAGAATATGAACTCATCCCGCGCCGTGTTTGCATTCCGTATGAACGTGTGCAGACCCTTAATCTGGGGCGTCGTTGGAAGCAGTTTGAGCGAATCTGGCATCGGTTGTCCGATGTAGGAGTGGGCCAAAGCTTCTCGCAGCTTAAATCCTCGCTACATACAGGCCCAAAGATGGAGAAATGTGAGTTTTACGCTCTTGACCATCGCCCCACATTCAGTTCGGAAGCTACCTACCAACTGTAGTTGCGTGTGAACGTGTTGCACAATTAGCTGGATCGCAACAATGTTGCTCGAACCGCGTGGCACTATGATGTCAGCATGCGCCATGGTAGGAGCGATGTAGCAGCTGTACGCCGGTTTCACCATGGTCGAATATTGCTTCAGCACACCTTCCAAATCACGGCCACGCTGCATGATGTCGCGCTTAAGTCTTCTGGCCAGCCGAATGTCCGCG
It contains:
- the LOC118511954 gene encoding uridine-cytidine kinase-like 1; the protein is MSVNLNAPPSSASSDSDASEPKECETLDLNVGVHSSDSGYDAEMPPDCCPASPATVPTKTTRSNSFGSQLRSPKPRRQRTTSVNQNTINSNEAIIRSNNRTIYTAGRPPWYNCAGQQVEPFVIGICGGSASGKTTVAQKIIESLDVPWVTLLSMDCFYKILNDKQHEQANRNEYNFDHPDAFDLDLMKDVLQRLKEGRKVEVPVYNFVSHSRETHTKTMYGANVIIFEGILTFHSKEILKMLDMKIFVDTDADIRLARRLKRDIMQRGRDLEGVLKQYSTMVKPAYSCYIAPTMAHADIIVPRGSSNIVAIQLIVQHVHTQLQLRGFKLREALAHSYIGQPMPDSLKLLPTTPQIKGLHTFIRNANTARDEFIFYSKRLIRLVLEYALSLLPFRDVEVETPQNMPYKGKRMACQKICGVSILRAGETMEQAVSDVCKHIRIGKILIQTNQLTGEPELYYLRLPKDIKDYRVVLMDATVATGAAAIMAIRVLLDHDVPEENIMLVSLLMAEIGVHSIAYAFPKVQIVTSALDPEINEKFYVIPGIGNFGDRYFGTEPTEPSLLYE